Proteins encoded together in one Bacillota bacterium window:
- a CDS encoding AAA family ATPase — translation MAKLYPAKLGNHVKSMAERRFHEECRRLPDDFVAMFGLSLFPRAGSEAEADVIIGDTTWGYLVVEIKGGAIEFDRETGTWYSTSLNGKRHEIKDPVRQAQDNAHAIERKLKTDPRTSNIQYRFGWAVAFPDVSISGNQQVGPIPRERIIDSNDLRHLETRLGQIERQLGAPKWNDVASGKKAVDALVEVLCPAVRLPVDLSRVIDEIEGGISRLTEAQVNILTALEQQKEALISGCAGSGKTFLAMIKAQQFYEQGLSVLLTCFNRPLADWIKPELHTRIRSSTGNLPDLLRLEVGTFHSLCRSLAARAGLNEIASQLDPRRFGRDDPQWAEALTKAAERLGPQFDAIIVDEGQDFDELWWVPLDLLRRKNGAFYIFYDDNQRLYSAKRCWPIGGPSYLLPQSVRFTRPIHDMVVKLYQGRTPNPPDVPGPEPRIYLGGGISENPKLLSQVLHEFFVERHLSPRDFVILTPLAGKSQLSEGKRVGNYILTWDPRNVKENGRHVLVSSIWRFKGLERPGVVLAEIEVLGGWGWDAPVRTALLYTGMSRARAILTVLGGQPEWFESIEAEALSPDKERSLATVIAQIEGGVEPSRRESDANASDVSNGGPDEDEHPDKDEIEPKDEVESSVSRSDHGPDARPHETQSAPEPVTSPNNVSYAVLREFPGEAWLDNPGVQAAINAGLAARIDSPPGLLMPASGAALPTGPYLGIEKVARLPFSQHAWFVRVIRKT, via the coding sequence GTGGCTAAGCTGTATCCCGCAAAGCTCGGAAACCACGTCAAGAGCATGGCAGAACGCCGCTTCCACGAAGAATGCAGACGCTTACCGGACGATTTCGTGGCGATGTTCGGATTGTCCCTCTTCCCGAGAGCAGGGTCCGAAGCCGAGGCCGACGTGATTATCGGCGACACGACCTGGGGCTACTTGGTCGTTGAGATAAAGGGTGGTGCGATCGAATTCGACCGGGAGACTGGTACGTGGTACAGCACCAGCCTGAACGGCAAGAGACACGAGATAAAAGACCCCGTGCGACAGGCGCAAGACAATGCGCATGCGATCGAAAGAAAGCTAAAGACCGATCCCCGCACGTCAAACATTCAGTACAGATTTGGCTGGGCTGTAGCCTTTCCCGATGTATCGATCTCCGGCAATCAGCAGGTCGGCCCGATACCCAGGGAACGCATCATCGACTCGAATGACCTGAGGCATCTCGAAACCAGGCTGGGACAGATCGAAAGGCAATTGGGCGCACCTAAGTGGAATGACGTCGCTTCCGGCAAGAAGGCTGTTGACGCGCTTGTCGAAGTCCTCTGCCCCGCTGTGCGGCTGCCGGTTGATTTGTCGCGAGTCATTGACGAGATTGAGGGAGGCATCTCACGCCTCACGGAAGCCCAGGTCAATATACTCACCGCCCTTGAGCAGCAGAAAGAGGCGCTTATAAGTGGGTGTGCAGGCTCCGGGAAGACATTCCTAGCAATGATAAAGGCTCAGCAATTCTACGAGCAGGGTCTGAGTGTTCTATTGACGTGCTTTAATAGACCGCTTGCCGATTGGATCAAGCCGGAGCTCCACACAAGGATCAGAAGCAGCACGGGCAATCTTCCGGACCTACTGAGACTGGAAGTGGGGACCTTTCATAGCCTTTGCCGGTCTTTAGCTGCGAGAGCAGGCCTCAACGAGATCGCTAGTCAGCTTGACCCACGTAGATTCGGACGAGACGACCCGCAATGGGCCGAGGCTCTTACGAAGGCAGCCGAGCGCCTGGGTCCGCAATTCGATGCAATCATTGTGGACGAGGGTCAGGACTTCGACGAACTCTGGTGGGTGCCCCTGGATTTGCTTCGCAGGAAGAATGGGGCGTTCTACATCTTCTATGACGACAACCAACGGCTGTACTCGGCAAAGCGCTGCTGGCCTATTGGCGGCCCGTCATACCTCCTGCCTCAGAGCGTGCGCTTTACCAGGCCAATTCATGATATGGTAGTCAAACTCTATCAAGGCCGTACTCCTAACCCTCCAGACGTGCCGGGACCCGAGCCCCGGATATACTTGGGAGGCGGGATTAGCGAGAATCCGAAGCTATTGAGTCAGGTTTTGCATGAGTTCTTCGTGGAGAGACATCTGAGCCCTCGAGACTTCGTCATTTTGACGCCGTTGGCGGGGAAGTCTCAGCTCTCCGAGGGAAAGCGGGTCGGCAATTACATCCTTACGTGGGACCCACGCAATGTAAAAGAAAACGGCCGGCATGTGCTCGTATCGTCCATCTGGAGATTCAAAGGGCTTGAGCGACCTGGGGTTGTCCTGGCCGAGATCGAGGTTCTAGGCGGCTGGGGCTGGGATGCGCCCGTGAGGACCGCTCTTCTGTACACTGGGATGTCTCGCGCACGGGCAATACTCACTGTCCTCGGCGGGCAACCCGAGTGGTTCGAGTCCATCGAGGCCGAAGCGCTGTCGCCCGATAAGGAGCGCAGCCTGGCCACGGTTATCGCGCAGATCGAAGGCGGCGTCGAGCCATCGAGGCGGGAATCCGATGCTAACGCAAGCGACGTCTCGAATGGCGGTCCCGACGAAGACGAACACCCTGACAAGGACGAAATCGAGCCCAAGGACGAAGTCGAGTCTTCAGTCTCAAGGTCAGACCACGGGCCCGACGCTCGCCCCCATGAGACACAGAGCGCCCCCGAGCCTGTCACGAGTCCGAATAATGTCAGCTACGCCGTTCTGCGCGAGTTCCCTGGTGAGGCTTGGCTCGATAATCCAGGGGTGCAAGCGGCCATCAACGCGGGGCTGGCTGCCAGAATCGATTCTCCCCCCGGACTGCTTATGCCTGCTTCAGGGGCAGCGCTCCCAACTGGTCCTTATCTAGGCATCGAGAAGGTTGCACGATTGCCGTTTTCGCAGCATGCCTGGTTCGTGAGGGTAATCCGGAAGACATGA
- a CDS encoding AAA family ATPase: MLLTELRIENFRMFGEGKNALVLPVRPGLTALIGENDAGKTAVIDALRLALGTRDQETIRIDEDDFHQAVDGSRSTEIRIRCKFEKLTRQELGTFLEHLTYEDENGTRVPVLYVNWKATETARGTSQRRSVLFETRSGKAGDGPQIDRECRDFLRSTYLRPLRDAERALASGRGSRLSQILQNAKEVKEYGEDYDPEKGPPKELAKLSVLGIGRLADELLSNHEGIQAARKRLNDQFLKPLSFSGSPLEGHISVSGSRGDASSRLRQLLEKLDLELRNGTGESIPPNHGLGSNNLLFMACELLLLGSEEDGFPLLLIEEPEAHLHPQRQLRLMQFLQESVSQRYLAEQTGDPKGHGIQIIVTTHSPNLASAIDLDNLVLLHEGKAYSLAFGNTKLDKSDYGFLRRFLDVTKANLFFARGVMIVEGDAENILLPTIAELLGRDFTEYGVSIVNVGGTGLRRFARIFQRKDPERDGMISIPVACVADFDVMPDCAPEIIGKVKADEGWPTRSSRRWLAKRDLTEDMLRERRDAIRKRASGQCVETFVADQWTLEYDLAFFGLAKEVWAAAHLAQADDQISTGKTSLECVICEASRAFEDLLDQGLSKEELASRVYAPFVLDSSISKATAAQYLAHLLQERQRKEPLPPDGWRSILPPYLVGAIDYVTGTTSNGVGGGEEGALHA; this comes from the coding sequence GTGCTGCTTACTGAGTTGCGCATCGAGAATTTCCGCATGTTCGGAGAGGGGAAGAACGCGCTAGTGCTTCCTGTCAGGCCAGGTCTAACCGCGCTCATCGGGGAGAATGATGCTGGTAAGACTGCTGTTATAGATGCCCTTAGACTTGCCCTCGGCACTCGTGATCAAGAGACGATCAGGATCGATGAAGACGACTTTCACCAGGCTGTGGACGGCTCGCGGTCAACGGAGATACGGATTCGCTGCAAGTTTGAGAAGCTCACTCGGCAGGAGCTCGGGACTTTTCTGGAGCACCTAACCTATGAGGACGAGAACGGCACGAGAGTCCCCGTCCTCTATGTGAACTGGAAGGCTACTGAGACAGCTAGAGGAACCAGCCAAAGGCGATCTGTGCTCTTCGAGACGCGATCAGGAAAGGCAGGAGACGGTCCTCAGATTGACCGTGAATGCAGAGACTTTCTGCGATCGACTTATCTCAGACCATTACGTGATGCCGAGCGCGCGCTGGCCTCCGGTCGCGGTTCGCGCCTCTCCCAGATCCTGCAGAACGCCAAAGAAGTCAAAGAATACGGCGAGGACTACGATCCCGAGAAGGGACCACCTAAGGAGCTCGCCAAGTTGAGCGTTCTCGGGATAGGCAGGCTCGCAGATGAGCTTCTGAGTAATCACGAGGGGATTCAGGCCGCACGCAAACGATTAAATGATCAATTCCTCAAGCCGCTTTCGTTCAGCGGCAGTCCGTTGGAAGGGCACATTTCGGTAAGCGGGTCAAGAGGAGATGCGAGTTCGCGCCTTCGTCAGCTGCTGGAGAAGCTCGACCTTGAACTGCGCAATGGGACAGGTGAGAGCATTCCGCCCAATCACGGCCTTGGATCCAACAATCTGTTGTTCATGGCTTGCGAGCTACTACTCCTGGGGTCAGAAGAAGATGGGTTCCCGCTGTTACTCATCGAGGAACCGGAGGCGCATCTTCACCCACAACGACAACTTCGCCTCATGCAGTTTCTTCAGGAGAGCGTTAGCCAGCGATACCTTGCTGAGCAAACAGGCGACCCCAAGGGACACGGCATCCAAATCATTGTCACGACACATAGCCCGAACCTCGCGTCAGCAATTGATTTGGACAACCTTGTCTTACTGCATGAGGGCAAGGCATACTCGCTGGCGTTCGGCAACACGAAACTCGACAAGTCGGACTACGGGTTCCTCAGGCGATTCCTTGACGTTACAAAAGCGAACCTGTTCTTTGCCCGCGGTGTAATGATAGTCGAGGGTGATGCCGAGAATATCCTCTTGCCTACCATTGCCGAACTGCTTGGGCGGGATTTCACTGAGTATGGTGTGTCCATAGTCAATGTGGGCGGCACTGGTCTGCGTCGGTTTGCCCGCATCTTTCAGCGCAAGGATCCTGAGAGAGACGGAATGATCAGCATTCCCGTCGCCTGCGTGGCAGACTTCGATGTGATGCCAGACTGTGCACCGGAAATCATCGGGAAGGTCAAGGCTGATGAAGGCTGGCCCACCAGAAGTAGCCGTCGCTGGCTGGCCAAGAGGGATTTGACGGAGGATATGCTTCGAGAGCGTCGGGATGCGATCCGGAAGAGGGCCAGTGGTCAGTGTGTTGAGACATTCGTCGCAGATCAATGGACTTTGGAATACGATTTGGCTTTCTTCGGGCTGGCCAAGGAAGTCTGGGCTGCCGCGCATCTGGCTCAGGCAGATGACCAGATTAGCACAGGCAAGACGTCGCTCGAGTGTGTGATCTGCGAAGCGTCGCGCGCATTCGAGGACCTGTTGGATCAAGGCCTGTCGAAGGAGGAACTGGCGTCACGCGTGTACGCACCCTTCGTGTTGGACTCAAGCATCTCGAAGGCCACTGCAGCTCAGTATCTTGCACACCTACTGCAAGAACGACAGAGAAAGGAGCCATTGCCGCCAGACGGCTGGCGGTCTATTCTACCACCATATCTTGTTGGAGCAATCGACTATGTCACTGGTACTACCAGCAACGGAGTGGGCGGCGGAGAGGAGGGTGCACTGCATGCATGA
- a CDS encoding UvrD-helicase domain-containing protein: protein MHDSSRFTLPAISDEDVSWVCQLLGLPSDAFSGHDGNDPRLEILKCVETLDVEACPGSGKTTLLVAKLAILSRKWTDPHRGLCVLSHTNAARQEIENRLGNSPEGRRLLSYPHFIGTIHAFVNEFLAIPWLRSKPLPIRMIDDEVSRGRRWKRLSSNHRHALRRARKDPSILTISASDFSVGDVNWRGGKLGKTTLIYQAIQAACKTVCEEGFFCYDEMFVWANELLDQVPSIRNAVRDRFPAVFIDEVQDNSEMQSRLLFRLFMDGDHPVVRQRFGDTNQGIYQNIGQTEGATTDPFPDPSVCVSIPNSHRFGQEIADIANPLALEPQGLVGCGPRRDTITTDTTGKHAIFVFSDQTILNVLPSYAGYLMEVFSDSELRAGTFTAVGAVHRPEANDSLPHSVRDYWRDYDPELTRTEPKPSTFRQYVEAGRRLARESGECHWIVEKIADGILQSVRILNPTVNLVTTTRKHRYVLELLADRPDLRAAYLELVTALTIDERGPTVEDWCGRWSAVITDIAAAIGNTSAASQDVQRFLEWPIPDDGGQTTGASRQRDNVFRYPALAPKVHIRVGSIHSMKGQTHTATLVLDTYYRGKHHLATLIPWLLGAKSGKGTERPVTLLRLKQHYVAMTRPSHLLCLAMREDAFRKGELDRLKSMHWRIARVTDGDPVWL, encoded by the coding sequence ATGCATGACTCCTCACGATTCACACTGCCGGCCATCAGCGACGAGGATGTCAGCTGGGTATGCCAGCTGCTGGGTCTTCCGTCGGACGCATTTTCTGGCCATGATGGCAACGATCCCCGATTGGAAATCCTCAAATGCGTCGAAACTCTGGACGTTGAGGCTTGCCCAGGTAGTGGCAAGACGACTCTACTCGTCGCGAAGCTTGCCATTCTGTCGCGAAAATGGACAGACCCACATCGTGGCCTTTGCGTACTCTCGCACACGAATGCTGCCAGGCAGGAGATAGAGAACCGCCTAGGCAATAGCCCCGAGGGAAGGCGTCTGCTCTCCTATCCTCACTTTATTGGCACAATCCATGCATTCGTGAACGAGTTCCTGGCGATACCATGGCTTCGCTCTAAGCCGCTTCCGATACGAATGATCGACGACGAGGTAAGCCGGGGTCGTCGGTGGAAAAGACTCTCTTCGAACCATCGGCACGCCTTGAGACGAGCCAGGAAAGACCCGAGCATCCTCACGATCTCTGCCAGCGATTTCAGCGTGGGAGATGTGAATTGGCGTGGGGGCAAGCTGGGGAAAACCACTCTCATCTACCAGGCCATTCAAGCTGCGTGCAAGACAGTGTGTGAGGAAGGATTCTTCTGCTACGATGAGATGTTTGTCTGGGCGAATGAGCTTCTTGACCAGGTGCCTAGCATTCGAAACGCCGTGAGAGATCGCTTTCCGGCTGTCTTCATCGACGAGGTACAGGACAACAGCGAGATGCAGTCGCGTCTATTGTTTCGGTTGTTCATGGATGGAGACCACCCTGTTGTTCGCCAACGTTTTGGCGATACAAATCAGGGGATCTACCAAAACATCGGTCAGACCGAGGGTGCAACTACCGACCCATTTCCCGACCCATCGGTCTGCGTGAGTATTCCGAACAGCCACCGATTTGGTCAGGAGATCGCCGACATCGCCAATCCTCTGGCGCTTGAACCTCAGGGCCTTGTTGGCTGCGGCCCTCGTAGAGACACCATAACAACTGACACAACGGGTAAGCACGCCATCTTTGTCTTTAGCGATCAGACCATCCTCAACGTGCTCCCAAGCTATGCTGGCTACCTCATGGAGGTTTTCTCAGATAGCGAGCTGCGGGCTGGGACGTTCACTGCTGTGGGCGCTGTTCATAGGCCTGAGGCAAACGACAGCCTGCCTCACTCAGTCCGCGACTACTGGCGAGATTACGACCCCGAGCTGACCCGCACGGAGCCGAAGCCAAGCACGTTCCGTCAGTATGTCGAAGCAGGTCGGAGGCTGGCACGGGAGTCCGGCGAGTGTCATTGGATCGTCGAGAAGATAGCTGACGGAATCCTGCAATCGGTACGGATCTTGAACCCAACGGTGAACCTAGTCACCACAACACGAAAGCACCGGTATGTCCTTGAATTACTGGCCGACAGGCCGGACCTTAGGGCAGCATATCTTGAACTCGTTACAGCGCTTACCATTGACGAACGCGGTCCGACTGTTGAGGACTGGTGCGGAAGGTGGTCGGCCGTCATCACAGACATCGCCGCGGCAATAGGCAATACATCCGCTGCTTCGCAAGATGTCCAGCGCTTCCTGGAATGGCCGATACCGGATGATGGCGGTCAAACGACGGGCGCCTCGCGGCAGCGTGACAACGTTTTCCGGTATCCTGCCCTGGCACCGAAGGTGCATATCCGCGTAGGGTCTATTCATTCGATGAAAGGGCAGACTCACACGGCTACGCTTGTTCTTGACACCTACTACAGGGGGAAGCACCATCTCGCGACGCTCATACCTTGGCTCCTTGGGGCAAAATCGGGCAAAGGAACCGAGCGTCCGGTGACTCTACTCCGACTTAAGCAACACTATGTCGCGATGACGCGGCCCAGTCATCTCCTGTGTCTTGCCATGAGAGAAGATGCTTTCCGGAAGGGAGAACTCGATCGGCTGAAGTCCATGCACTGGCGGATTGCCCGGGTTACCGATGGAGATCCAGTGTGGCTGTGA
- a CDS encoding class I SAM-dependent methyltransferase, which produces MSDRKERILLAKEQETLLVPLYSKAVESQQPSPIFVDRKAQEILDRIEYDFTKLRIPRKTVVLLCLRAKKFDAYTREFLARHPRSVVIHLGCGLDSRYTRVNNGEAEWYDLDMPDVIDLRRRFYRETDTYHMIPSSVTEFGWMADVSSRGRPVLVIAEGLFMYLKDEEVRALILKLKEVFPGCDLVFDAYSVLTARNAQRHPSINKTGAAIHWGIDDAKAIERWATGIQLKEEWYFTQAEDIEKLGLAYRLAFKMAGLFTAAKKAHRILYYKLGSREGKDA; this is translated from the coding sequence ATGTCAGACCGTAAAGAAAGGATACTCCTGGCGAAAGAACAGGAAACGCTGTTGGTTCCTCTGTACTCTAAGGCTGTCGAGAGCCAGCAACCTAGCCCCATCTTCGTCGATAGAAAAGCGCAAGAGATTTTGGACCGCATCGAATATGACTTTACCAAACTCAGAATTCCTAGAAAAACAGTCGTGTTGCTTTGCCTAAGAGCAAAGAAGTTCGATGCCTATACGCGAGAATTCTTAGCCCGCCATCCCAGGAGTGTTGTAATTCATCTAGGGTGTGGTCTTGACAGCCGCTATACCAGGGTGAATAACGGTGAAGCCGAGTGGTATGATTTGGATATGCCTGACGTCATTGACCTCAGGCGAAGATTTTACAGGGAAACCGATACTTATCATATGATTCCGTCTTCCGTCACGGAGTTTGGTTGGATGGCTGACGTTTCATCGCGAGGTCGCCCTGTGCTGGTAATTGCGGAGGGGCTGTTCATGTACCTGAAAGACGAAGAAGTAAGGGCGTTGATCCTCAAATTGAAAGAGGTTTTCCCTGGATGCGACCTCGTGTTTGATGCGTATAGCGTTCTGACGGCGAGAAATGCCCAAAGGCATCCATCGATCAACAAGACGGGGGCTGCCATTCACTGGGGAATCGATGATGCCAAGGCGATAGAGCGGTGGGCAACAGGTATTCAGCTGAAGGAAGAGTGGTACTTTACGCAAGCTGAGGATATTGAGAAGCTCGGGTTAGCGTATCGCCTGGCATTCAAGATGGCGGGCCTTTTCACAGCAGCCAAAAAGGCGCATCGAATTCTCTATTACAAGCTAGGCAGTCGTGAAGGGAAAGATGCGTAG
- a CDS encoding GntR family transcriptional regulator, producing MELDLAKPIYQQIIDEVKRSVARGDLKPGDKLPSHRELAQKAGVNPNTVQRAYREMEQAELVETLRGQGTFIKDNPRLLREIRTGMAHQALAAFIKEMRSLGFRDEEIRELVEDGLKGTGESVLHEIQETEVSTNEHPGNERETTPRQDGEPL from the coding sequence ATCGAACTAGACCTCGCTAAGCCCATATACCAGCAGATCATCGACGAGGTCAAACGGTCGGTGGCTCGTGGCGATCTCAAGCCCGGCGACAAGCTGCCGTCTCATCGCGAACTCGCGCAGAAGGCCGGCGTGAACCCTAACACGGTGCAGCGGGCATACAGAGAGATGGAACAGGCGGAGCTGGTGGAGACGCTTCGCGGACAGGGGACGTTCATCAAAGACAACCCAAGGCTTTTGAGGGAGATACGCACCGGCATGGCCCACCAAGCCCTTGCCGCGTTCATCAAGGAGATGCGAAGCCTGGGGTTCCGGGACGAGGAGATCCGAGAACTAGTTGAGGACGGGCTGAAAGGGACAGGGGAGTCCGTCCTTCACGAGATTCAAGAAACCGAGGTGAGCACGAATGAGCATCCTGGCAACGAGCGGGAGACCACCCCTCGTCAAGACGGAGAGCCTCTCTAA
- a CDS encoding ABC transporter ATP-binding protein has protein sequence MSILATSGRPPLVKTESLSKSYFLAKALDNVNIEIEKGIIVGLLGPNGSGKSTFLKCLMGLVRPTAGRVLIEGREPDVVTKAKVAYLPEVDHLYPWMSVAETIKFVGAFYRDWQPERVQRLLELINNVDPRVQVGRLSRGQRARLKLLLAMARSAPLVLLDEPLSGIDPPSRARILKAIVSEYEAGEQTIILSTHEVAESESIFDKVIFLHKGRVKMMADAEELRQSRGTSIQAMLEEEYA, from the coding sequence ATGAGCATCCTGGCAACGAGCGGGAGACCACCCCTCGTCAAGACGGAGAGCCTCTCTAAAAGCTACTTTCTTGCCAAAGCCCTTGATAATGTAAACATCGAGATAGAGAAGGGGATAATCGTTGGTCTCCTGGGTCCCAACGGGAGCGGGAAGTCGACGTTTCTCAAGTGCCTCATGGGGCTTGTGAGGCCCACAGCAGGGCGGGTGCTGATCGAAGGCAGGGAGCCCGACGTTGTGACCAAGGCGAAGGTGGCTTACCTCCCTGAAGTGGACCATCTCTATCCGTGGATGTCGGTAGCTGAGACCATAAAGTTCGTAGGGGCGTTCTACAGGGATTGGCAGCCTGAGCGTGTGCAGAGGCTGCTGGAACTCATCAACAACGTCGACCCAAGGGTTCAGGTGGGCAGGCTCTCCAGGGGCCAGCGCGCCAGGCTCAAGCTGCTCCTCGCCATGGCAAGGAGCGCGCCGCTCGTGCTGCTCGACGAGCCGCTTTCTGGCATCGACCCGCCCTCACGAGCGAGGATACTAAAGGCCATCGTGTCCGAGTACGAGGCGGGCGAGCAGACCATCATCTTGTCCACCCATGAGGTGGCGGAGTCTGAGAGCATATTCGACAAAGTGATCTTCCTGCATAAGGGCCGGGTGAAGATGATGGCAGACGCGGAGGAGCTTCGCCAGAGCCGCGGCACCTCAATCCAGGCCATGCTTGAGGAGGAGTACGCATGA
- a CDS encoding SAM-dependent chlorinase/fluorinase — protein sequence MRMVPDGSVRRVNREEFSGTSQNIHRCGTYQTDTIGKGEIAMLSKRLQRILSVLVVLALLAVFGASVSTGASAASSAERETNGIIAFLTDWGTRDFYVGAVKGVALSIFPEATLVDITHEVEPYNIMEGAVTLLLAAREYPAGTVFVAIVDPGVGTERRPIVLRTEDDKFFVGPDNGLFTFVAQEFGVKAVYQITNKDFMRPGPISFSFHGRDIFTPTAARIAAGRKASDVGPAISDFVVLDVKPARLEDGKLIGEVVLVDQYGNMQANISRDLVAKLGLKFNDKVRVTVGDKTIESRFVNTYGDVPEGSDLIFVASTEWVEISVNMGSAKDRFGGDIGSQVIIEKAE from the coding sequence TTGAGGATGGTGCCGGACGGGAGCGTCCGACGAGTAAATAGGGAGGAGTTTTCTGGAACGTCGCAGAATATCCATAGGTGCGGAACATACCAAACAGACACCATAGGTAAGGGGGAGATAGCGATGCTATCGAAGCGGCTTCAGCGGATCCTGTCTGTGCTGGTCGTACTGGCCCTCTTGGCAGTGTTCGGCGCCTCCGTTTCCACCGGCGCCTCCGCGGCAAGCTCCGCGGAACGCGAGACCAATGGCATTATCGCGTTCCTGACGGACTGGGGAACCCGAGACTTCTACGTCGGTGCTGTCAAAGGCGTCGCCCTGTCAATCTTCCCGGAGGCTACTCTCGTTGACATCACGCATGAGGTGGAACCCTACAACATAATGGAAGGCGCCGTGACTCTCCTGCTCGCGGCCAGGGAGTACCCGGCGGGAACCGTGTTTGTTGCAATCGTCGATCCAGGAGTCGGCACTGAGAGGCGTCCGATCGTCCTTCGGACCGAAGACGACAAGTTCTTCGTTGGTCCCGATAACGGACTGTTCACGTTCGTGGCTCAGGAGTTCGGCGTGAAAGCCGTCTATCAGATAACAAACAAGGACTTCATGCGTCCCGGACCAATATCATTCTCATTCCATGGGCGCGACATCTTTACGCCAACCGCCGCCCGCATTGCTGCCGGCCGCAAGGCAAGTGACGTGGGCCCAGCTATCAGTGACTTTGTCGTGCTGGACGTTAAGCCAGCGAGGTTGGAAGACGGCAAATTGATCGGCGAAGTGGTCCTGGTCGACCAGTATGGAAACATGCAGGCGAACATCTCGAGGGACCTTGTTGCAAAGCTTGGTCTCAAGTTCAACGACAAAGTCCGTGTGACGGTGGGCGACAAGACCATCGAAAGCAGGTTTGTGAATACATACGGCGATGTGCCCGAGGGCAGCGACCTGATTTTCGTAGCGAGCACCGAATGGGTGGAGATCTCGGTCAACATGGGGAGCGCAAAAGATAGGTTTGGAGGAGACATCGGTTCGCAAGTGATCATCGAAAAGGCCGAATAG
- a CDS encoding class I SAM-dependent methyltransferase, translating into MLAEEGGRGLNRSENDAFRATLEEALSKDFRGWDFTYLEAPRRMHEYPLSWNYTVEVLPYLKQAKSLLDMGTGGGEYLSLLASLHPLPGIAFATEGYEPNIPVARARLAPLGVEVRRVSSDDELPFDDGVFDLIINRHESYHFREVYRILKAHGVFVTQQVGGMNDYEINQILHAGEPVYHEWNLATAVRELEEAGMRILKQKEDYTKTRFYDIGAIAYYVKTIPWQVPDFTLDKDDYYEGLKYMDEVIKRVGFIEFTCHRFLIVSQK; encoded by the coding sequence ATGCTGGCTGAGGAGGGTGGAAGAGGGTTGAATAGAAGTGAAAACGACGCTTTCAGGGCAACCCTAGAGGAAGCACTGAGCAAGGATTTTAGGGGGTGGGATTTCACATATCTTGAGGCCCCCAGAAGGATGCACGAATACCCTCTGTCGTGGAACTACACAGTTGAGGTTCTCCCGTACTTGAAGCAAGCCAAGTCATTATTGGATATGGGGACGGGTGGCGGCGAGTATTTGTCCCTCCTCGCCTCCCTCCATCCTTTACCAGGGATTGCGTTTGCAACCGAAGGTTACGAGCCGAACATACCTGTCGCACGGGCAAGATTAGCGCCGCTAGGCGTTGAAGTTAGGCGGGTGTCGAGCGATGACGAGCTGCCTTTCGATGATGGCGTGTTTGACCTGATAATCAACAGGCATGAATCCTACCACTTCAGGGAGGTATACCGGATCCTGAAGGCCCACGGGGTTTTTGTCACTCAGCAGGTCGGCGGGATGAATGATTATGAAATCAACCAGATTCTGCATGCTGGCGAGCCCGTGTATCATGAATGGAATCTGGCTACAGCCGTCCGTGAGCTTGAAGAAGCAGGAATGCGGATTCTAAAACAGAAGGAGGACTACACAAAGACCCGGTTTTACGACATTGGCGCCATAGCTTATTATGTCAAGACGATTCCCTGGCAGGTGCCTGACTTCACGTTAGACAAGGACGATTATTACGAGGGGCTAAAGTACATGGACGAAGTTATAAAGAGAGTAGGCTTTATAGAATTCACATGCCACAGGTTCTTGATTGTGTCTCAGAAGTAG